The stretch of DNA CTCCGGGCAGGTCGACGGGTGGTTGATCGGGTCGTCGAAGCCGTCGAAGCCGCAGTCCCGACAGGTCGGCGGGGAGACGAGCACCCGTTCGTCGCCGTCGGCGCCGCGGAGCGACCGGGCGACGTGTCGAAGGTGGTCGTAGACGGCCGAGCGGGAGGTGCCGACGCGTGCCGAGAGCTCACTCGCCGTCGCCGGGGACTCGCGAAGCGCCGCCGCGATGCGTTCCCGTGTCGTCGACTCCATGGCACCCGTTGGCGGCGGCGTGACAAATCCTTTTCCGCAGCGTAGTGGATACAAAAAGAACTTGTCGCTGTGGTCGGTCGGGTGGGGTATGAAAGCCATCGTCCTGGCAGGGGGGTACGCGACGCGACTCTGGCCGATCACCAAGCATCGGCCGAAGATGTTTCTCCCGGTTGGCGACACGACGGTCATCGACACCGTCTTCAAGGACTTAGAGGCGGACGACCGGATCACCGAGGTGTACGTCAGTACCAACGAGCGCTTCGCCGGCGAGTTCGAGTCGTATCTCGCCGGGCGGGAGTTCGAGAAGCCCACCCTCTCCGTCGAGGACACGACGGGCGAGGACGAGAAGTTCGGCGTCGTCGGTGCGCTCGCCCAGCTCATCGACCGCGAAGGCGTCGACGAGGATCTGGTGGTCGTCGCCGGCGACAACCTCATCAGCTTCGACGTGGCGGAGTTCGTCGACTTCTTCGAGGCCGCGGACACGCCGGCCATCGCCGCCTACGACGTGGGATCGAAGGAGCGCGCGACGTCGTACGGGCTCGTCGAACTCGACGGCGACCGTGTCGTCGACTTCCAGGAGAAGCCCGAGGATCCGAAGAGCACGCTCGTCTCCATCGCGTGTTACGCCTTCCCCGCCGACACCCTCCCGCTGTTCGAGGAGTATCTCGACGCCGGCGAGAACCCCGACGAGCCGGGGTGGTTCATCCAGTGGATGCAGGCCCGCCACCCCGTCCACGCGTTCACCTTCGACGGCGCGTGGTTCGACATCGGGACCCCCGAGAGCTACCTCGACGCCATCGCCTGGCAGCTCGGCGGCGACAACCGCATCCACCCGAGCGCGACCGTCGAGAACGTCGAACTGGGCGGGAACGTCCACGTGATGGCCGGCGCCGACGTCGTCGATTCGACGCTCGAACGGACCGTCGTCTTCCCGAACGCGACCATCCGCGACGCCCACGTGCGCGGATCGATCATCGACGAGGAGACGCGAATCGAGAACCTCGACCTCGCGGACGCGCTCATCGGCGCGCACTCGACGATGACGAACGGCGACGAGCGTAGCGGTTGAGGCGGCCCGCACCGCCGATCGTGGACCGGACTGCGGTCGGTCGTGCGATGCTTTTCGGTCGCTACTAGCAGTGGGCGGTCGCCGGCCCGACGGCTGGGCGTTCGACCTCGACCGTCGCCAGCGTGGCGCTCTCCCCGTCGCCGGGGCGATGGATGAACCGGTACGTCTCACCCTCGCAGGCAGGGTTCAGGGCGCTGTCGCTCCCGTAGCCGTCGACGTGTGCGTAGTCGCCGGCGGTCAACGGCCCGGCGGTCGTCCACACCGCGTCCCACCGCACCTCGTTCCCCGACCCGTCGACGATGTAGAAGTGTTCGCCGACCTCGATTTCGCCGCCTTCAAGCGTCAACACGACGTACGGACGGTCGTTCGTGTTCCCCTCGCCATCGGCGTGGTACTCGGTGCTGTAGCCGTACTGCGGCGTCGGCTCGGGTGGCGATTCGATCCCGAGAACGAGACCGCCGAGCACCGCGGCCAACACGACGACGAGCGCGAGCAGCAGGGCGACCCCGACGACCGGCGATATCGCGCGGCCGTCCCGACGAAGGGCTCCGGACATACGACGTCGTTCGGGCGGGACGGATATAATTTCACCCCAGCCACGCGTCCGTCACCCGCAGGTGGCCACGGGAGCCCTCCCACACCCGCTCCCACTCCAGTTCGATGGGGCGAGCCATGTGTGGGCCGTCGACCACCAGCGTCTCGAACTCCCCGCCCTCGCCGAGCGGGTGGACGCCGTACCGTTCGCTCAGGGCGAGTAGTTCGTCGAGGGCGTCGGCGTCGAGGCGACGGCCGAGCCACGACTCGTCGAGGCCGGCGGCCGCGACCTGGACGATCAGGATCTCGAAGCCGGCGTCCAGCATCTCCTCGGCCAGCGTGACGGGATCGCGCTGCCAGAGCGGCGCGTAGAGGTCGATCCCGAGGCGGTCACACATCGCCTCGATCCGACTCGTCTGGAACTCGCTCTCGACGGCGCCGGCGGTGACGCCGGTCAGGGACGGCAACTCGCCGAGCGCCGCCTCCAGCGGTTCGAGTTCGGCGTCGCCTTGTGCCGCCGAATCCGTCGCCGCCGCGGCGCCGAAGTCGTCGGGGTCGATCTCCAGCAGGTCGATCCCGATGCTCTCGGCCGCGAGCGAGGCGAGATTCGTCGCCGGGACGTGGTACATGTAGGAGTCGTCGCTGGGGTGGACGGTCACCAACCGGGTGACGTTCAGGCCGTCTTCGAGCGCGCGATACAGTGCCCACGACGAGTCCTTCCCGCCGGAGAAGAGACTCGCCCACGCGCCGTCGCCCTCGCTGTCGTCGGTCATCACCGGCGGTAGGCGAGGTGAGCGGTTAGGAACTGTGGTTCGTCCGCCCCGGGCACCCGACGGACGGGGTAGCGAGGGGAGCCGACGGACCGGGTTTACATGTAGCCCAGGTCGCGGAGGCGCTCCATCAGATCCTCCTTGTCCTGTGCGCGACCGGCACGTTCGGTCGTGTTCGCCATGTCCTGGAGCCACGCGGGCTCCTCGTCGGACTTTTCGGTGCTGACCTCGCTCCCCAGCGACCGGAAGCCGGCGAAGTACTTCGGGCTGACGGGGATGTCGGCCTGCGTGAGGTCGTTCGGCAGGTCGTCGGCGCCCTGCGGGACGTAGCCCTCGTCCGGGAAGTCCGCGACGGTGTCGGGGACGACGTAGTTCCAGAAGGCGTCCCACACGTCCGGCTCCGCGAACTGGAGGATCGGCTGGATGCGGTCGTGGGGCGGATAGATGTCGGGGTCGTGGCGCGGGCTGAAGAACGTCTCGTCCGCACGCGCCTCCTGTTCGTCCCAGCGGACGCCGGAGATGACGCCGTCGATGTCGTACTCCTCGAGGGCGTCGTTGAGCGCGACGGTCTTCAGCAGGTGGTTGCCGACGTAGGTGTCGAGCAGGAACGGGAAGTCGTCATCCTCGTACTCCAAGATGTTGCGAACGTGGTGCTGGTTGTGCTCGGACAGTTCCGATACCGGGATGTCGTCGCCCGGTTCTAGACCGTGGGCGTCGACGTACGCGCCCACGTCCTCGTTTTTGGCGTAGATCACGTCGAGGTCCCACTCCTCGGCCCAGTGGTCCACGAAGTCGTGGATGGCGTCGAAATGCTGGTAGTGGTCGATGAAGACTGCCGGGGGGGTCTCGAGGTCGAACTGCTCGGCGACCTCCTTGATGAAGTAGAGCGTGAGCGTCGAGTCCTTGCCGCCGGTCCACATCACGGCCGGGTTCTCGTACTGTTCGAGGCCCTGGCGCGTGACCTCGATGGCTTTCTCGATCTTGTCTTCGAGCGTCGGGTAGTCGTCCGGCGTCTCACCCTCGCCGTCCGTGTAGTCGGTATCGAGGTAGTCGGGGAACTCGCTCATCGTGTAATGATATGTAATTAGCCTCGCTAAAGTGTTTTTTGACTCGGAATCCGTTTCGGCGTGTGAGCCGTCGACACGGCACGGATCGGCGGTGTACCGTCTACTCGTCGTCGTCTTTCATCTCGCCGAGCTGGTCGATCAGGTCGTCCGTCGATGCGTCCGTCTCGAAGCGAACCGTCCCCTCGTGGTCGTTCTCGTGGACGGAGACGCCCTCACCGTCGTCGTCGGCGTCGACGTTCCCGTTCTGCTGTTCGGATTCGTCGTAGCTCCCAAAACCCATACTCCGTGCTTCGCGCGTCGTGAAATAAAATGCCCGGTACGCCGCCGTGGCGTCGCGGCATCCGCGACGATGCCTACCTGTGGCCGGCGGCCGTGGCCGTCGGCGGTGCGCGGCGTCGCGAGCGACTGGGCCCGCCGGATATCCGCCCGAGGAGTTATTTTCTCCCACGACAACGTGGGGTATGTCGACGTTCGTCACGGGACGGACTCTGAACGGGGACGGCAACCCTATCGACGGAACCGGGTTCGAGGTGGCGCCCGACGGTCCGGTAGCGGAGTTGCTGGCCGAACGGACGGGCCCCGTCACCTCCCACCCGACGCGCCCGGTGTGGGGCGCTCCGCTCGACGGTCCCGAGGGAACGATGCGACAGGTGAGCATCGTCGGCGCGGGCTACGACGGTCCGCCCGAACATTACCACACCCGGAGCGACGAGGTGTTCGACGTGCGGCGAGGGACGGTGACGTTCACCCTCGACGGGACGGATCGGACCGTCGCCGCCGGCGAGCGGACGACCGTCGAGACCGGCGTCCGGCACACCTTCCGGAACGAGGGCGACGAGACGGCGCTGGTCGTTACGTCCATCCACGACCCCGGGCGCCTCCGACAGGTGCTCCCGACGCTCGGCGGCCTCGCACACGACGACTCGCGTGACCCGACCGACCGACTGCAGCGGGCGGTGATCGCCAAGCGCCTGGAGCGCAACACGGTGTTCACCGAGGGCGAGGGAGCGGTGGCGGAACTGGCGACCGACGCGCTCGCCCCGGTCGCTCGCCTCGCCGGCTATCGAGGGGCGTACGCCGAGTACATGCAGCCCGCGTTCTGGGAGCGCCACGTCGAACAACCCGACCTGTGATACGGATCGTTGCGACCGTTTTCCGGTGGGTCGCTGGACCGCTTCGGCGACCCACCGGTGATGACTCACAGTAAACTGTATGCGTCGTCACACGCCCACCCAGTCCATCGACGGCACCGCACACAGGGCCGCCGTGTGGAAGGCGACGGCCCCCGTCGCGACGGTCCACAGCACGCCCGTCCCGAGCAGTATGCTCGCGGCGAGCCGGAGTCACGACGGACCCCGTCCGCGCACGGCGGTCGAAGCTCCGGCCCGATAGCGGCTATTGGCTCCCGAGCGTCGTCCGCCGGTTCGGGGCAGAACCGTACCGAACGGTCCACACACCCGCGGACCGGTACCGTGGGGGCACCCCCACTACGAGATGAACTGATTGTCCCGCCAGTTCACGCCGTTTTTCTCGGCCTGGGACTGGCTGGGATTCTCGACGACTTCGACGGAGGCGGGGCGGTCCTCGCCCTCGACGATGCGTGTCGCCTTGAGTTCGTCGTCCTCCTCGACGATGGCAGTGAGTGTCCCCTTCTCGGCCATGCGGGCGATGTCCCGCAGGACGAGGAACATGGGATACTGGAGCGCGGTGTTCTGCAGCACCGTCTCTCGGTCGCCCTTGAAGCAGGCGAACTCCACGAGTTCGGAGGGGATCTCCTCCTCTTCCTCCTGCCACGGCCCGCCGGCGCGTGGCGGCTCCTCCTCGTACACCCGCGTCTCGGTGACGCTGGCTTTCAACTGGGCCGTGGGGGTGTACTTGCTCAGATTTTCGTCCTCCGAGACGGCCTTGAGGATGAGGGTGTTATTCCGTCGGGTGAGGGTTACGTCCGCGACTTCGGGGGGCAGTTCGGGGTCCCCCTCGAAGTAGTCCTGCACGTCTTCGAGTGGCAGTTCGAGCGTCGAATGGAGTCGATATACGCGGCCTGACATAGTTTGTTCTCGGCGAGGGTGGCACCACTACGCCCGTCTACCGAACTGTACGGGGCGTATGCTTATATGACCTACTGTTCTCGTTAGACGGCGAACACGTCGGGCTACTCGCCCGCGAGCGTCGGCTCGAGTTCGCCGCGCTCGTCGAGTTCCGCGAGCACGTCGCTCCCGCCGATGAACTCGCCCTCGACGTACGTCTGCGGGGTCGTCTCCCACCCGCTGTGGGATTCGAGCGCCTCGCGGAACTCCGACAGCGCCGGCAGTACGTCCACGGTTTCGAAGTCGTCGACGTACTGGGAGACGAGTTCGAGCGCCCGCTGCGAGTAGCCACACTGGGGCATGAGCCGATTACCCTTCATGAACAACACGACGTCGTTCTCCTCGATGGCCGTGTCGACTCGCTCCTGTACGGTGTCGGCGTCCAAGTCGCTCCCGGGTTGGAACGTCATGTCCTCGCATACGGCGTCGCGAGTAAAAGGGGTTGCGCACCGGTGACGCCGCGAGGCCGTCTCAGTCCTCCGTCGACGCCGCTAGCTCCGCCGCCCGCCCGGTGTAGCCCGCGGGCGTCAACGCCCGTAGCTCCTCGCGCACCGACTCGTCGACGTCCAAGTCGTCGAACAGCGCCCGGAAGTCCCCGATGGTGACCCGCTCCCCCCGCGTGAGTTCCTTCACGCGCTCGTAGGCCTCGGTGTCGCCCTCGCGGCGCAGGATCGTCTGGACCGCCTCGCCGATCACTTCGGGCGTCGCCTCCAGTTCCTCGCGCATCACCTGTTCGTTCGGCACGACCTTCTCCAACCCCGCTTCGGTCTTGCGGTAGGCGATGAGACAGTGACCGAGCGCCGCGCCCACGTTGCGCTTGACCGTCGAGTCCGAGAGATCACGCTGGAGCCGCGAGGTGGTCACGTAGTCCGCGAGGAGGGTTAGATCGGAGTTGGCCTTCGAGAGGTTGCCTTCGCTGTTCTCGAAGTCGATGGGGTTCACCTTGTGAGGCATCGTCGACGACCCCGTCTCGCCCTCGACGGCACGCTGTCCCAGATACCGGTCGGAGACGTAGAGCCACGCGTCGAGGTCCAAGTCCCGGAGGACGTTGTTGACGCCACGGAGCGCGTCGAACAGGGCGGCGAGGTCGTCACAGGGGTTGACCTGCGTCGCGAGCGGCGTGTGTTCGAGGCCGAGCCCCGTGACGAACTCGCGGGCGAAGGCCGGCCAGTCGACGTCGGGGTACGCGGCGTCGTGGGCGGCGTAGGTGCCCGAGGCCCCGGCGAGTTTGCCCGAGAGGGAGGCAGCGGCGTCGCGCACGCGGCCCATCGACCGCCCGAGACGGGCGGCGACGACGGCCATCTCCTTGCCGAACGTCGTCGGCGTCGCCGGCTGGCCGTGGGTGCGCGCGAGCATCGGCGTGTCCCGATAGTCGCGGGCGAGGGCCGTCAGTTCCTCGCGCACGTCCGCGAGGGCGGGCAGGAGCACCGCCTCGACGGCCGATTCGAGCAGGAGGCGGTGCGCGAGGTTGTTCACGTCCTCGCTCGTCAAGCCGAAGTGGATCCACGGGTGGAGCGAGTCGCGGGTCGCCGTCCGCAGGAAGTACTCCACCGCTTTCACGTCGTGGTTGGTCGCGCTGTAGCCCGCCGCGCCCTCGGTTTCGAGGCGCTTGATCAGGCGCGCGTCCTCGGCGTCGAAGGCCTCGTAGCGGGCGCGCAACGACTCGCGCTCCGCGTCGTCGACGGTGATCGGCGTCGCGTCGAGGTCCGCGAGCGCGAGGAGGTACTCGACTTCGACACGGACCCGTGCCCGCATGAGCGCCGACTCGCTGGCGTAGGGCACCAGCGGTTCGGTGTAGCGCGCGTAGCGCCCGTCGAGCGGCGAGACGGCCGCGAGCGGGTCGCTCCGTGGTAAATCGGTCATGAACGGTAGTCTCCGGAGCCAGCAAAAAAGCGTACCGGTCGTCGCGACCACGCCCGACGGGGATCGTCAGCTACTGAAGTCGTCGCAGACCGGGATCCCCACCGTGTCGTAGTCGCTCATCGCGGCCAACTCGTCGGGCACCTGGTGGATGTCGATCGTCTCCTCGACCAGCGCCGTCGGGTCGAGTTTTCCGGACTCGACCATATCGAGCATCTCGCTGTATCGGGACGGCTGGAGACCGAGCGACCCTTTGAACTCGATCTCTTTGGCCACGAAGTCGTCGGTCGGGAGCGACACCATGCCCGCCTCCTCGCTCGTCGTGAGCCCGATCTGGACGTGGGTGCCGCCCTTCCGAAGGCTGTTCACCGCGTTCTGACAGGTGACCTCGATGCCTAGGGCGTCGGCCGAGATGTCGGCCCCACCGTCGGTGATGTCGCGGACCTCGGCGGCAGGGTCGTCGACCTCTCGGGCGTTGACCGTCGCGACGGCGCCGAGCTCCTCGGCGCGGTCGAGCTTCTCGTCCATCAGATCGACGGCGACGACGTTGCCCCCCAGCGCGTTCGCGATGTGGACCGCGGAGAGCCCGACGCCCCCACAGCCGTGGATCACGACGTCGTCGCCGGCACCGACGGGACCGCGGTGGGCCATCGCGTGAAACGACGTCATGAACCGACACCCCATCCCAGCCGCAGCGCTCGCGTCGATCCCGTCCGGAAGCGGGACGGCGTTTATGTCCGCGTGGGGAATATGTACCTCCTCCGCGAAGGCTCCCGGCGCCTCGTTCATGAACCCGAGACCGACGTGGTTCTCACAGATGTTCTCGCGGCCGTTACGACAGAGGCTACACGTCCCGCACGCGAAGTTGAACGGGATCGCGATCTCCTGTCCTTCGTCGACGCGCTCGACCTCCGATCCGACCTCGACGACGCGACCGGTTGGCTCGTGCCCGAGGACGTGTGGCGGGTCCGGCCGGTAGCCGAACCAATCCCAGTCCCCCTGCCAGCAGTGCCAGTCCGACCGACAGACCCCGCAGCCGATCACCTCGGCAACGACGCCGTCGGGATCCGGCTCGGGACGCTCGACATTCTGTACCGTTAGCGGCTCCCGAAACTTCTCGAGTACGACTGCTTGCATGCCACCTCAGTAATGATATCCAACTATAATTAATTTATCTAATATTTTCACTGTTTGATATTTCTGTCGAAACGGATCGCCACGGAGCGATGCCGTCCGTCGGGCGGGGCTACCGCGATGTCGCAACTGTTTTTCACCCGCCGGTGCCTCACTCGGCTATGCTCCGAATCGCGGGTCTCGCCGGCAATCGCGGACGAAACCTGATGCACATCGCGGATTTGGCGCCCGGCGGCGCCGAGGTGGCGGTCGTTCTCACGGACCACGAGTCGGCGCCGGTCCTCTCGTCGGCCGCCGACCGCGGCATCCCGACCGAAGTCGTCGAACGCGGCGACGACACTCGCGCCGACCACGAGGCGCGGGTACGCGACCACCTCGGCGACTACGAGTTCGACCTGGTCTGTATGGACGGCTACATGCGCGTCCTCTCGGCGGAGATGCTGGACGCCCTGCCGACCGCCCTCAACGTCCACCCCTCCCTGCTCCCCGCCTTCGGCGGCGAGGACGCCCACGAACAGGCACTCGCGGCGGGCGTCCGCACCACGGGCTGTACCGTCCACGTCGCTACCGAGGCCCTCGACGCCGGCCCCATCGTCACTCAGGAGGCGGTGCCGGTCTACGAGGGCGACGACGCCGACGACCTGAAACGGCGCGTCCTCCACGAGGCGGAGTTCAAGGCGTACCCGCGCGCGGTGAAGTGGTTCGCGGAGGACCGCGTCACCGTCGCGGACGGCGAGGCGACCGTCGAGGGTGACGAGGCCGGTCAGTTCCCCACCCGTCGCGTCGTCTCCGACGACCGGAGCCGGACGCTTCGCTACGGCGAGAACCCGCATCAGAACGCGGCGCTCTACGCCGACGCCGCGAGCGACGCCGCGAGCGTCGTCGCCGCCCCGCAGTTGAACGAGGGCGCGAAGGCGCTCTCGTACAACAACTACAACGACGCCGACGCCGCCCTCGATCTGATCCGGGAGTTCGACGACCCCGCCGCGGCGGTCATCAAACACGCCAATCCGGCGGGCTGTGCGACCGCCGACTCGCTCGCGCAGGCCTACGACGATGCCCTCGCGACCGACGCCATGAGCGCCTTCGGCGGCATCGTCGCCGTGAACCGCCCTTGCGACGCCGCCACCGCCGAATCCGTCGTCGAGTCGTTCAAGGAAGTCGTCGTCGCGCCCGGCTACACCGACGGCGCGCTCGACGTCCTCACCGAGAAGGACGACCTCCGGGTGTTGGACGTGGGTGAACTGACCGAGCGCACCGACGCGTTGGTCGAGAAACCCCTGACCGGCGGCCGCCTCGTCCAGGAGCGCGACGGCTGGGCGCCGACCCGCGACGACCTCGAAATCGTCACGGAACGCGACCCTACCGACGAGGAGATCGAGACGATGCTGTTCGCGTGGCGGACGCTGAAACACGTCAAGTCGAACGGCATCCTGTTCGCGTCCGGAACGGAGACCGTCGGCATCGGCATGGGCCAGGTCAGCCGCGTCGACGCCGTCCGTCTCGCCGCGATGAAGGCCGAGGAACACGCCGAGGGGAAAGGCGCCGAGGGCGCCGTGATGGCCTCGGACGCCTTCTTCCCGTTCCCCGACGGGGTGGAGGAGGCGGCGACGTCGGGCGTGTCCGCCGTGATACAGCCGGGCGGCTCGGTCAACGACGAGGACGTGATCGCCGCCGCCGACGACCACGACATGGCGATGGCGTTCACCGGAAAGCGGTGCTTCCGGCACGATTAGTGGCGGACGCCAGCGAGACGAGCGTCAGCGGGTCGCCTGACGGGTCCGTGCGACCAGTGCCGAAAGCCAGTGGAGCGAACGGACGTCCGCCCCCTGTGGCGTCGGACGCTCACCGGCGCCGAGGTGGTCGGTCCGGCGCGTCGGCTCGCTCCGCAGCCGTCGCCCGCGGTAACAACGTTTAAGCGCGGGTCGCAACCACGACAACGCATGACCATAACCGTCCCCGGACCGACGCTGGGCGTCGTCGGTGGCGGCCAGCTCGGCCGGATGCTCGCCGAGGCGGCCGCCCCCCTCGGCGTCGAGACCATCGTCCTCGATCCGACGCCGGACTGTCCGGCAGCGCCCGTCGCACGCGACCAGATCGTCGGCGACTTCGACGATGCGGACGCGATCGGTCGGCTGGCCGACCGCACCGACGCGCTGACCTACGAAATCGAACTCGCGGACCCGGATCACCTCGCGGACGCGGGCGAGGCGGCCGACGTGCCCGTCCACCCGACGCCCGGAACGCTGCGGACGATTCAGGACAAGTTCCTGGAGAAGGAGATGCTGACCGACGCCGGGATTCCGGTGCCCGAGTACCGCCGCGTCGACTCGGTGGCCGACCTCGAAGCCGCCGTGGAGGCGTTCGGCGCCGTGATGCTGAAGGCACGGAGAGGGGGCTACGACGGTCGGGGGAACGTCCCGGTCCGCTCGCCCGACGAGGCCGAGGACGCCATCGAAACCGTCGGCACGGTCGACGACCCGGCCGCGCTGGCGGAGGCGTTCGTCGACTTCGAGCGTGAAGTCTCCGTCATCGGCGTGCAGGGCGACGGCGAGGTGCGAACGTTCCCCGTCGGCGAGAACGTCCACGAGGAAGAGATCCTGCGGGAGACGGTCGTCCCCGCGCGGACGAGCGACGCGGTGAAAGAGCGCGCCCGGACCGTCGCCCGCGAGGTGCTCGACGCTCTCGACGGCCGCGGCGTCTTCGGCATCGAACTGTTCGAGACCTCCGGAGGGGACATCCTGGTCAACGAAATCGCCCCGCGACCCCACAACTCCGGGCACTGGAGCATCGAGGGCGCGGTCACCTCACAGTTCGAACAGCACGCCCGCGCCGTCTTAGGCTGGCCGCTGGGGTCGACCCGTCGGCGGGCGCCGACGGTGAGCGCGAACGTCCTGGGGACCGTCGACGAGACGCGGCCGGCCGAACTCGGCGGCGTCGAGGCGGTTCTCGAAGCGGAGTCGGCCCACCTCCACTGGTACGGCAAGGACTCGGTGCGCCCGCTCCGCAAGATGGGACACGTGACGGCGACGGACGAGGACGGCGGGACCGACCCGACCGCCCTCCTCGAATCGACCCGCGAACTGCGAGACGCACTCACGTTCCGATGACCGACGACATCGACGACCTGATCGACGAGCTGCGCGCACAGGCCGACACGGACCGACCGACCGAGGGGACGCCCGAGGTGGGCATCGTCATGGGTTCGGACTCCGATCTCGACACCATGGCGGGGGCGTACGACGCCCTCCGCGAACTCGGCTTCGCCGAGCAGACCGACTACGACGACCCGCCCGAGGCCCGCTTCACCTTCGAGAGCTACGTCGTCTCTGCTCACCGGACGCCGGACCTGATGTACGCGTACGGCGAGACGGCGGCCGACCGCGGACTGGACGTGATAATTGCGGGCGCGGGCGGGAAGTCCGCGGACCTGCCGAACATGACCGCCTCCATCGCGTACCCGCTCCCGGTGATCGGGGTTCCGGTTCAAGAGAAGTCCGTGGACTCCGTTATCGGGATGCCGACCGGCGCCCCCATCGTCGCCGTCGACGCGGGGAAGTCGTACAACGCGGCGCTGTCGGCGGTCCAGATCCTGGCGCGGGAACACGGGGAACTGGTCGAGCGACTGGCGGCCGAACACGACGACCTGCGGACGACCGTCGCGGACGTGTCGCGGGCGCTACACGATCTGGGCATCGACGGCTTCCGCGAGCGGGAGGAGTGAAGCGCCACGGTCGGGGGCGACGCCCGGCCGTCGTCCCCGTACTACGGGTGGACACACCGCCGAGTAGACGCGACGACGGCCCGGAAAATGGCCGCATACGGGCGCGAAATCGGCTTATATCCCCGACTGGCATAAATCAACGCTTATGGGGGAGCACTCCTAAGCGCCAAGACGACAGGAACCAAGGTATGAATCAGTGGATAGCAATCGGTGCGCTCGGCCTGGTCGGCGTCGGCATCCCCATCGGCATGATGGTAGTGTCCGCGCTCCTCCGGCCGACCATCACCGAACAGGGAAAGACCGTCATCTACGAGAGTGGTGAGGTCCCGACGGGGACGGCGCACGTCCAGTTCAACATCCAGTACTACATGGTCGCGCTGCTGTTCGTCGTCTTCGACGTCGAAACCGTCCTGATCTTCCCGTGGACGTTGATCTATCGGCCGGCACTGGAGGGAGGGGCGACCCTCGCCCAGGTGCTCGTGCCGATGCTGGTGTTCATCGGGGTCCTTGCCATCGCCCTCGTCTGGGCTTGGCGGAACGGAGCGGTCGAGTGGGTCAAGAGTCCGCGTGCGAGCCGCCGTAAAACGGAGCGTCAATCATGAGTAGCGAACAGGAACGATTCGTCACCGACACGACACAGGTAGGAAGCGAGACACGCGACGCCCGCATCGGGGCGTCGGGAACCGACAACCGGTTCAACTCCAAACTTCGCGAGGCCTTCGGCTCGTCGCCGTTCATCCTCACGAAGTTCGACCGGTTCATGGAGTGGGTGCGTGGCTCCTCGATGTTCATGCTACAGTTCGGCATCGCCTGCTGTAGCATCGAGATGATGCACACGTACGCGGTCAAACACGACCTCGACCGGTTCGGCGCCGGCGTGCCGCGCGCGTCGCCGAGACAGGCCGACGTGATCATCGTCCCGGGGACCATCGTCTCCAAGTTCGCCCCGCGGAT from Haloplanus salinus encodes:
- a CDS encoding type IV pilin, producing the protein MSGALRRDGRAISPVVGVALLLALVVVLAAVLGGLVLGIESPPEPTPQYGYSTEYHADGEGNTNDRPYVVLTLEGGEIEVGEHFYIVDGSGNEVRWDAVWTTAGPLTAGDYAHVDGYGSDSALNPACEGETYRFIHRPGDGESATLATVEVERPAVGPATAHC
- a CDS encoding glutaredoxin family protein, with product MTFQPGSDLDADTVQERVDTAIEENDVVLFMKGNRLMPQCGYSQRALELVSQYVDDFETVDVLPALSEFREALESHSGWETTPQTYVEGEFIGGSDVLAELDERGELEPTLAGE
- a CDS encoding diphthine--ammonia ligase, with protein sequence MTDDSEGDGAWASLFSGGKDSSWALYRALEDGLNVTRLVTVHPSDDSYMYHVPATNLASLAAESIGIDLLEIDPDDFGAAAATDSAAQGDAELEPLEAALGELPSLTGVTAGAVESEFQTSRIEAMCDRLGIDLYAPLWQRDPVTLAEEMLDAGFEILIVQVAAAGLDESWLGRRLDADALDELLALSERYGVHPLGEGGEFETLVVDGPHMARPIELEWERVWEGSRGHLRVTDAWLG
- a CDS encoding DUF7110 family protein yields the protein MSGRVYRLHSTLELPLEDVQDYFEGDPELPPEVADVTLTRRNNTLILKAVSEDENLSKYTPTAQLKASVTETRVYEEEPPRAGGPWQEEEEEIPSELVEFACFKGDRETVLQNTALQYPMFLVLRDIARMAEKGTLTAIVEEDDELKATRIVEGEDRPASVEVVENPSQSQAEKNGVNWRDNQFIS
- a CDS encoding sugar phosphate nucleotidyltransferase; protein product: MKAIVLAGGYATRLWPITKHRPKMFLPVGDTTVIDTVFKDLEADDRITEVYVSTNERFAGEFESYLAGREFEKPTLSVEDTTGEDEKFGVVGALAQLIDREGVDEDLVVVAGDNLISFDVAEFVDFFEAADTPAIAAYDVGSKERATSYGLVELDGDRVVDFQEKPEDPKSTLVSIACYAFPADTLPLFEEYLDAGENPDEPGWFIQWMQARHPVHAFTFDGAWFDIGTPESYLDAIAWQLGGDNRIHPSATVENVELGGNVHVMAGADVVDSTLERTVVFPNATIRDAHVRGSIIDEETRIENLDLADALIGAHSTMTNGDERSG
- a CDS encoding cupin domain-containing protein → MSTFVTGRTLNGDGNPIDGTGFEVAPDGPVAELLAERTGPVTSHPTRPVWGAPLDGPEGTMRQVSIVGAGYDGPPEHYHTRSDEVFDVRRGTVTFTLDGTDRTVAAGERTTVETGVRHTFRNEGDETALVVTSIHDPGRLRQVLPTLGGLAHDDSRDPTDRLQRAVIAKRLERNTVFTEGEGAVAELATDALAPVARLAGYRGAYAEYMQPAFWERHVEQPDL
- a CDS encoding transcriptional regulator, coding for MESTTRERIAAALRESPATASELSARVGTSRSAVYDHLRHVARSLRGADGDERVLVSPPTCRDCGFDGFDDPINHPSTCPECRSEDVAEPAFRID
- a CDS encoding phosphoadenosine phosphosulfate reductase family protein, with protein sequence MSEFPDYLDTDYTDGEGETPDDYPTLEDKIEKAIEVTRQGLEQYENPAVMWTGGKDSTLTLYFIKEVAEQFDLETPPAVFIDHYQHFDAIHDFVDHWAEEWDLDVIYAKNEDVGAYVDAHGLEPGDDIPVSELSEHNQHHVRNILEYEDDDFPFLLDTYVGNHLLKTVALNDALEEYDIDGVISGVRWDEQEARADETFFSPRHDPDIYPPHDRIQPILQFAEPDVWDAFWNYVVPDTVADFPDEGYVPQGADDLPNDLTQADIPVSPKYFAGFRSLGSEVSTEKSDEEPAWLQDMANTTERAGRAQDKEDLMERLRDLGYM
- a CDS encoding DUF5786 family protein, translating into MGFGSYDESEQQNGNVDADDDGEGVSVHENDHEGTVRFETDASTDDLIDQLGEMKDDDE